A stretch of DNA from Paenibacillus albus:
AACTTGTCTCAAATCATAATATAAACAGTCTCATGTGATGTTAAAACCCACAATTTGATTGCCCTCACGAACCATATCGCCGCTGCCGCATCGCTTCATATAGCAACACTGTCGTCGCCATCGCCACGTTGAGCGATTCCGAGCGACCGTGCATCGGAATAATGATTCGCTCATCGACCTGAGCGAGCGATTCCTCGGATAGCCCTTGCGATTCGCTGCCCATCAGCAGCCAGGTCGGCTCGTTCCAGTTGTAGCCATAGCAAGTCGAAGTCGCCTGCAGGCTTGTCCCGACTAGCGTGATGCCGCGCTCCTTCGCCGCTGGCAGCAGCACCGCCAAGTCACCTTCGATGACTGGCAGGTGAAAGAGCGAGCCCATCGTCGAACGGACCGTCTTCGGATTATACAGATCGACGCAGCCTTGACCGAGGATGACGGCATCAGCGCCAACCGCGTCCGCGCTGCGGATGATGGTGCCAACATTGCCAGGATCGCGCACGCCGTCAAGCACGATGACGAGCGAATTCGATCCCCACAGC
This window harbors:
- a CDS encoding TrmH family RNA methyltransferase, encoding MNKRMMSITSLQNEKVKTMAALLEKKHRDRTGRFIVEGVHLVQEALLADADVETIVIDMERGIPAELRTLLSNTDCELVEATPAIMAKCTGTDSPPPVFGVVAKPLPDDSALWGSNSLVIVLDGVRDPGNVGTIIRSADAVGADAVILGQGCVDLYNPKTVRSTMGSLFHLPVIEGDLAVLLPAAKERGITLVGTSLQATSTCYGYNWNEPTWLLMGSESQGLSEESLAQVDERIIIPMHGRSESLNVAMATTVLLYEAMRQRRYGS